A stretch of Myxococcus hansupus DNA encodes these proteins:
- the pilM gene encoding type IV pilus assembly protein PilM: MAKGKLVLGLDIGSTSIKMILLKEQRKRGEVGFALHSFGMKPLPPEAIVDGALMNSTAIVQAVQDLMSELKVKGKDVAIGVSGHSVIIKKIQMPRMSQDELEESIQWEAEQYIPFDVKDVNIDTQILDGGGNDATGQMDVLLVAAKKDMINDYTTVVSEAGLAPVVVDVDAFAVQNMFSVNYDVPERETVVLINAGASVVNINIISNGATVFTRDVTIGGNQFTEEIQKQLNVSYEEAEALKIGGNGSDADAVVPQDVERVLSSVAEQVAGEIQRSLDFYAGTAADSNFSKVYLSGGTAKIPALFKTIEARTGVPVEILNPFRKIEVDNRKFDPAFIMDVAPMAAVAVGLALRRPGDKLA; this comes from the coding sequence ATGGCGAAGGGCAAACTGGTACTCGGCCTGGATATCGGATCGACGTCCATCAAGATGATTCTCCTCAAGGAGCAGCGCAAGCGAGGCGAGGTCGGCTTCGCGCTGCACAGCTTCGGAATGAAGCCGCTCCCTCCGGAGGCCATCGTTGATGGGGCGCTGATGAATTCCACGGCCATCGTCCAGGCCGTGCAGGACCTGATGTCCGAGCTGAAGGTGAAGGGCAAGGACGTCGCCATCGGCGTGTCCGGCCACTCGGTCATCATCAAGAAGATTCAGATGCCCCGCATGTCCCAGGACGAGCTCGAGGAGAGCATCCAGTGGGAGGCGGAGCAGTACATCCCGTTCGATGTGAAGGACGTGAACATCGACACGCAGATTCTCGACGGCGGCGGCAACGATGCCACCGGCCAGATGGACGTGCTGCTGGTCGCCGCCAAGAAGGACATGATCAACGACTACACCACGGTGGTCTCCGAGGCGGGGCTTGCACCGGTGGTCGTGGACGTGGACGCCTTCGCCGTCCAGAACATGTTCTCCGTCAACTACGACGTGCCCGAGCGCGAGACGGTGGTCCTCATCAACGCCGGCGCCTCGGTGGTGAACATCAACATCATCTCCAACGGCGCGACGGTGTTCACCCGTGACGTCACCATCGGTGGCAACCAGTTCACCGAGGAGATTCAGAAGCAGCTCAACGTCTCCTACGAGGAGGCCGAGGCCCTGAAGATTGGTGGCAACGGCTCGGACGCGGATGCCGTGGTGCCGCAGGACGTGGAGCGGGTGCTCTCCAGCGTGGCCGAGCAGGTGGCGGGCGAAATCCAGCGCTCCCTCGACTTCTACGCGGGCACCGCCGCTGACTCGAACTTCAGCAAGGTCTACCTGTCGGGTGGCACCGCGAAGATTCCCGCGCTGTTCAAGACCATCGAGGCCCGCACGGGCGTGCCGGTGGAGATTCTCAACCCCTTCCGCAAGATCGAAGTGGACAACCGCAAGTTCGACCCCGCGTTCATCATGGACGTGGCGCCCATGGCCGCGGTGGCCGTGGGACTGGCGCTGCGGCGCCCGGGCGACAAGCTGGCCTGA
- a CDS encoding PilN domain-containing protein, protein MMIRINLLPVRAVKKREMGRQVLVLFAMVLLGAGVGNYFWYADRDGELKAQQRAVATTRTKIAELEKIIGEVTNINTRKAEVEKKLAVLDSLRKGRNGPVRMLDALASATPKKVWVRTFTEANNAVSIDGSAVSHDEVAEFMRGLNGVVWTPKGMGRLVDQRRETQTSRVELLTTDATIEEFPATQVTPFFTSIDLTSATQKVDAQAASVPLVEFKITLSANYSI, encoded by the coding sequence ATGATGATTCGCATCAACCTGCTGCCCGTCCGGGCGGTGAAGAAGCGGGAAATGGGCCGGCAGGTGCTGGTCCTCTTCGCGATGGTCCTGCTGGGCGCCGGCGTGGGCAATTACTTCTGGTATGCCGACCGGGACGGCGAGCTGAAGGCTCAGCAACGCGCCGTGGCCACGACCCGCACGAAGATCGCCGAGCTGGAGAAGATCATCGGCGAGGTCACGAACATCAACACCCGCAAGGCCGAGGTGGAGAAGAAGCTGGCCGTGTTGGACTCCTTGCGCAAAGGGCGCAACGGCCCGGTGCGCATGCTGGACGCGCTCGCTTCCGCCACGCCCAAGAAGGTCTGGGTGAGGACCTTCACCGAAGCCAACAACGCGGTGTCCATTGATGGCTCGGCGGTGAGCCACGACGAGGTCGCGGAGTTCATGCGCGGGCTCAACGGGGTGGTGTGGACCCCCAAGGGCATGGGACGTCTGGTGGATCAGCGCCGAGAGACTCAGACGTCGCGCGTGGAGTTGCTGACCACGGACGCGACCATCGAGGAGTTCCCGGCCACCCAGGTGACGCCCTTCTTCACGAGCATTGACCTGACCAGCGCGACGCAGAAGGTGGACGCGCAAGCGGCCTCGGTCCCGTTGGTCGAGTTCAAGATCACCCTGTCCGCCAACTACTCCATCTGA
- a CDS encoding type 4a pilus biogenesis protein PilO, which yields MDKYLDQFVKAPPATKFGGLAFVVVLLTVGNYFMLIQPAEDGIKQQMSLRRKLDLELAEKSEIAQNLNERRREMDVLEQKLAEALTELPEKRDIEELLAQINDIGKKTGLEISSVTPGKESVSGGEFFARIPIKMTVSGNYHEIAIFLQEMASMRRIVNVNNIKLDGAALKNEKLVLKSSFQATTFRFVEQKSAAGSKTANSKK from the coding sequence ATGGACAAATATCTGGATCAGTTCGTCAAGGCGCCTCCGGCCACGAAGTTCGGAGGACTGGCCTTCGTGGTGGTGCTGCTGACGGTCGGCAACTACTTCATGCTCATTCAACCGGCGGAGGACGGCATCAAGCAGCAGATGTCCCTGCGTCGGAAGCTGGACCTGGAGCTCGCGGAGAAGAGCGAGATCGCCCAGAACCTCAATGAGCGGCGCCGCGAGATGGACGTGCTCGAGCAGAAGCTCGCAGAGGCTCTGACCGAGCTTCCCGAGAAGCGAGACATCGAGGAGCTGCTCGCGCAGATCAACGACATCGGGAAGAAGACTGGACTGGAAATCTCCAGCGTGACGCCTGGCAAGGAGTCCGTCAGCGGTGGGGAGTTCTTCGCGCGCATCCCCATCAAGATGACGGTGAGCGGCAACTATCACGAGATCGCCATCTTCCTGCAGGAGATGGCGAGCATGCGCCGCATCGTCAACGTCAACAACATCAAGCTGGATGGAGCCGCACTCAAGAACGAGAAGCTCGTTCTCAAGAGCAGCTTCCAGGCGACGACGTTCCGGTTCGTCGAGCAGAAGAGTGCTGCGGGCTCGAAGACGGCGAACTCGAAGAAATAG
- a CDS encoding pilus assembly protein PilP, with product MKTFKATMTTAVLALAMTACGDTPMPPPVAAKPAAAAAKPAAPKEAAPAEAPQVPAYVYLYNPVGKRDPFRSPLEELGPVTSNQVAACNEPLCAFDLGQLKLVAVVTGDANPMAMVEDPAGRGHIVRRNTRMGRQGGKVTQILRDSVTVTEVFSGNGEIIKNPVMLQLKPDAKQDPAYNMMTGKNYGE from the coding sequence ATGAAGACGTTCAAGGCCACCATGACCACTGCCGTGCTTGCGCTGGCGATGACGGCTTGCGGCGACACGCCCATGCCGCCTCCCGTTGCCGCGAAGCCGGCGGCGGCAGCCGCGAAGCCGGCGGCTCCGAAAGAGGCCGCTCCAGCAGAAGCTCCGCAGGTGCCTGCGTACGTTTACCTGTATAACCCGGTGGGTAAACGGGATCCGTTCCGCAGCCCGTTGGAAGAGTTGGGGCCCGTGACGTCGAACCAGGTGGCCGCGTGCAACGAGCCGTTGTGCGCGTTCGACCTGGGCCAGTTGAAGCTGGTGGCTGTCGTCACGGGAGATGCCAACCCCATGGCGATGGTCGAGGACCCGGCGGGCCGGGGGCACATTGTTCGCCGGAACACCCGAATGGGGCGTCAGGGCGGCAAGGTGACGCAGATCCTTCGTGATTCCGTCACGGTGACCGAGGTGTTTTCGGGCAATGGCGAAATCATCAAGAACCCGGTGATGCTGCAACTGAAGCCCGATGCAAAGCAGGACCCCGCCTACAACATGATGACGGGCAAGAACTACGGGGAGTAG
- the pilQ gene encoding type IV pilus secretin PilQ: MLEESAVTRGKWMLAAAWAVALMGARVEAAELNTLRGLNVSRTGSGAQVVVTGTRPPTFTVFRLSGPERLVVDLSSADATGIKGHHDGSGPVSGVVASQFSDERASVGRVLLALDKASQYDVRADGNRVVISVDGVAAQAAPSVTASTTRDAVGGASAVPPTAQAVASAAPVREAPKKAEPEAAPKAALPENVVAAEADEREVANPAQRITGMSFAGDTLRIRADGDIARYEVLELADPPRLAVDLFGVGLAARAPRVNSGALREIRVGAHSDKVRLVLDVRGQMPAYRVDRSRDGLEVVLAGAVARKAPPAAEPKATVAVVAENEPLRPAQVKEDPASTVEVKDIRFEESEDGGRLVMKLTGAASWKVDRPDPRSAVLTLDDVRLPKNLERSLDTSALETPVKMISAFSVPGEGRKVRLVVAADGAIEEKLSQKAGTLSWHLAVKGVKTESVAVAARTAGFTTEAPAYAAEGAPQQARYRGKRVSFEFKDIDIQNLLRVIAEISKKNIVVADDVGGKVTIRLRNVPWDQALDLVLRTKALGKEEFGNIIRIAPLKTLEEEARLRQERKKSLQQQEDLMVNLVPVNYAVAAEMAARVKDVLSERGSVTVDQRTNVLIIKDVRSNTERARSLVRSLDTQTPQVLIESRIVEANTTFSRSLGVQWGGQARAGPSTGNATGLIFPNNFAVTGGVPGPGVGVSGTPNFAVNLPVGVGQGIGGAMGFTFGSAGGALQLNLRLSAAENEGTVKTISAPKVTTLDNNTARISQGVSIPFSQTSAQGVNTTFVEARLSLEVTPHITQDGSVLMSINAANNQPDPSSTGANGQPSIQRKEANTQVLVKDGDTTVIGGIYVRRGATQTNSVPFLSRIPVLGFLFKNNVESDARQELLIFITPRILNRQTIAQTL, translated from the coding sequence ATGCTCGAGGAGAGCGCTGTGACGAGGGGCAAGTGGATGTTGGCGGCCGCGTGGGCGGTCGCTTTGATGGGTGCCAGAGTGGAAGCCGCCGAGCTGAACACGCTGCGGGGACTGAATGTCTCCCGCACAGGTTCAGGCGCTCAGGTGGTGGTGACCGGAACCCGGCCACCCACTTTTACCGTGTTTCGTCTGAGCGGACCGGAGCGACTGGTGGTCGACCTCTCGTCGGCCGACGCGACGGGGATCAAAGGGCACCACGACGGTTCCGGACCCGTTTCGGGGGTCGTGGCGTCGCAGTTCTCCGACGAACGCGCAAGCGTGGGTCGAGTGCTGCTGGCGCTGGACAAGGCCTCCCAATACGATGTCCGCGCGGATGGAAACCGCGTGGTCATCTCCGTCGATGGGGTCGCGGCGCAAGCGGCTCCCTCGGTGACCGCGTCAACGACGCGGGACGCCGTTGGCGGCGCGAGCGCGGTACCTCCGACGGCCCAGGCGGTTGCCTCTGCGGCGCCGGTACGGGAAGCGCCGAAGAAGGCCGAGCCCGAGGCGGCCCCGAAGGCGGCACTCCCTGAGAACGTGGTCGCCGCGGAAGCGGACGAGCGCGAAGTCGCGAATCCTGCCCAGCGAATCACGGGCATGTCGTTCGCTGGGGACACGCTGCGCATTCGGGCCGATGGCGATATCGCGCGCTATGAGGTGTTGGAACTCGCGGATCCCCCGCGCCTCGCCGTGGATTTGTTTGGGGTCGGCCTGGCGGCGCGTGCGCCTCGGGTGAACTCCGGAGCCCTGCGAGAAATTCGCGTGGGTGCGCATTCCGACAAGGTCCGGTTGGTCCTCGACGTTCGTGGTCAGATGCCCGCGTATCGTGTGGATCGCTCCCGCGATGGCTTGGAAGTGGTCCTGGCCGGCGCGGTCGCGCGCAAGGCGCCTCCCGCCGCTGAGCCCAAGGCCACCGTGGCGGTTGTCGCCGAGAACGAGCCGCTGCGTCCCGCGCAAGTCAAGGAGGACCCTGCCTCCACCGTCGAGGTGAAGGACATCCGGTTCGAAGAGAGCGAGGACGGCGGGCGCCTGGTGATGAAGCTCACGGGCGCGGCCTCATGGAAGGTCGACCGGCCGGATCCACGGAGCGCGGTCCTCACGTTGGACGATGTGCGTCTGCCCAAGAACCTGGAGCGGAGCCTCGACACCAGCGCCTTGGAAACGCCGGTGAAGATGATCAGCGCCTTTAGCGTGCCGGGCGAGGGGCGCAAGGTGCGCCTGGTGGTGGCCGCGGATGGCGCCATCGAGGAGAAGCTGTCTCAGAAGGCCGGCACGTTGTCCTGGCATCTCGCGGTGAAGGGCGTGAAGACGGAGTCGGTGGCTGTCGCGGCTCGTACGGCGGGATTCACCACCGAGGCCCCCGCCTATGCCGCGGAAGGTGCTCCGCAGCAGGCCCGGTACCGTGGCAAGCGGGTGTCCTTCGAGTTCAAGGACATCGATATCCAGAACCTGCTTCGCGTCATCGCGGAGATCTCCAAGAAGAACATCGTGGTCGCGGATGATGTCGGCGGCAAGGTGACCATCCGGCTGCGCAATGTTCCCTGGGACCAAGCCCTGGACCTGGTGCTTCGCACGAAGGCGTTGGGCAAGGAGGAGTTCGGCAACATCATCCGGATTGCTCCTCTGAAGACGCTTGAGGAAGAGGCTCGGCTGCGCCAGGAGCGGAAGAAGTCGCTCCAGCAGCAGGAAGACCTGATGGTCAACCTCGTGCCGGTGAACTACGCCGTCGCAGCCGAAATGGCAGCACGGGTGAAGGACGTGCTGAGCGAGCGTGGGTCGGTGACGGTGGACCAGCGCACCAACGTCCTCATCATCAAGGATGTTCGCTCCAACACGGAGCGAGCGCGCTCGTTGGTGCGGAGCCTGGATACCCAGACGCCGCAGGTGTTGATCGAGAGCCGTATCGTCGAGGCGAATACGACGTTCAGCCGCTCTCTGGGCGTTCAGTGGGGTGGGCAGGCTCGGGCGGGCCCGTCCACGGGTAATGCGACGGGTTTGATCTTCCCCAACAACTTCGCGGTCACGGGTGGTGTGCCGGGCCCCGGCGTTGGTGTCTCGGGTACTCCTAACTTCGCTGTGAACCTGCCGGTCGGCGTTGGGCAAGGTATCGGTGGTGCCATGGGGTTCACGTTCGGGTCCGCAGGCGGAGCGCTTCAGCTCAATCTGCGACTGTCGGCTGCGGAGAACGAGGGCACGGTCAAGACCATTTCCGCGCCGAAGGTGACGACGCTGGACAACAACACGGCACGCATCAGCCAGGGCGTTTCCATTCCCTTCAGCCAGACGTCGGCTCAAGGCGTGAACACCACCTTCGTTGAAGCGCGTCTGTCCCTCGAGGTGACGCCGCACATCACGCAGGATGGCAGCGTCTTGATGTCCATCAACGCCGCCAACAACCAGCCGGATCCCTCCAGCACGGGCGCCAACGGGCAGCCTTCCATTCAGCGCAAGGAGGCCAACACCCAGGTCCTCGTGAAGGATGGGGACACGACGGTGATTGGTGGCATCTACGTTCGCCGGGGAGCCACCCAGACCAACTCGGTGCCGTTCCTGTCGCGGATCCCGGTGCTGGGCTTCCTGTTCAAGAACAACGTCGAAAGCGATGCGCGGCAGGAGCTGCTCATCTTCATTACTCCCCGCATCCTCAACCGGCAGACCATCGCGCAGACGCTGTAG
- a CDS encoding roadblock/LC7 domain-containing protein: MSFRTHLESVVNQVDGALACSVMGFDGISVDTFQKDESAELDLNVAWVEYANLLTQLRNAAETLKTGTVSEVSVNSEKVLTIMRLVSPEYFLVLAMHADGNYGKGRYVLRVTAPKVRAEL, encoded by the coding sequence ATGTCCTTTCGCACGCACCTCGAGTCGGTGGTCAACCAGGTCGATGGAGCCCTCGCGTGCAGCGTGATGGGCTTTGATGGCATCTCCGTCGACACCTTCCAGAAGGACGAGAGCGCGGAGCTGGACCTCAACGTCGCGTGGGTCGAGTACGCCAACCTCCTCACGCAGCTCCGGAACGCCGCGGAGACCCTCAAGACGGGGACCGTGAGCGAGGTCAGCGTGAACAGTGAGAAGGTGCTGACCATCATGCGGCTGGTGTCGCCCGAGTACTTCCTGGTGCTCGCGATGCACGCCGACGGCAACTACGGCAAGGGCCGTTATGTTCTGCGCGTCACGGCACCCAAGGTGCGCGCCGAACTCTAG
- the efp gene encoding elongation factor P codes for MAGVIDTSEFRKGLKIEIDGEPFEIADFQHVKPGKGSAFVRTTIRSLITGRVLQPTLKSGEKVGKPDIEEKDMQYLYVQGEEFYFMDTRNYEQTFLGEKVLGEAKNFLKENINVSVLFYNGKAIGVTLPNSVDLKVTQCDPGIRGDTVSGALKPAVLETGYSVNVPLFIEEGDVLKIDTRDGKYLTRVATRG; via the coding sequence ATGGCCGGTGTTATCGATACGTCCGAGTTCCGCAAGGGTCTGAAGATCGAAATCGACGGTGAGCCTTTCGAAATCGCCGATTTCCAGCACGTCAAGCCCGGCAAGGGTTCCGCGTTCGTGCGCACCACGATCCGCAGCCTGATCACCGGTCGCGTGCTGCAGCCCACGCTGAAGTCCGGTGAGAAGGTGGGCAAGCCCGACATCGAGGAGAAGGACATGCAGTACCTGTATGTCCAGGGCGAGGAGTTCTACTTCATGGACACCCGCAACTACGAGCAGACCTTCCTCGGTGAGAAGGTGCTCGGAGAGGCGAAGAACTTCCTGAAGGAGAACATCAACGTCAGTGTCCTCTTCTACAATGGCAAGGCCATTGGCGTGACGCTGCCGAACTCCGTGGACCTCAAGGTCACCCAGTGTGACCCGGGCATCCGCGGCGACACCGTCTCTGGCGCGCTGAAGCCCGCCGTCCTGGAGACCGGCTACTCCGTCAACGTCCCGCTCTTCATCGAAGAGGGCGACGTGCTGAAGATCGACACGCGTGACGGTAAGTACCTCACGCGCGTGGCCACCCGGGGCTAG
- the accB gene encoding acetyl-CoA carboxylase biotin carboxyl carrier protein has protein sequence MATKRKTTRAQTPARTEAAPRAAADTGGTSLDVDALRQIVEILESSDVTRLVWKRGEEKLFIRRGQGPETTIVHHAAPPPVAASAGVEYAAPAPAPRAAAPAPVAAPAAPAPAAEKPAEKPGHPVTSPFVGTFYRTPAPDQPAFVDVGSLVKKGQVLCIIEAMKLMNEIESEVSGRVAEILVENGRPVEFGQALFRIEVA, from the coding sequence ATGGCAACGAAGCGCAAGACAACCCGAGCGCAGACGCCCGCACGGACGGAGGCCGCTCCGCGCGCCGCCGCCGACACGGGTGGCACGTCGCTGGACGTGGATGCCCTGCGGCAGATCGTGGAGATTCTCGAGTCCTCGGACGTGACGAGGCTGGTCTGGAAGCGCGGTGAAGAGAAGCTCTTCATCCGCCGCGGCCAGGGCCCCGAGACGACCATCGTCCACCATGCCGCGCCGCCGCCTGTCGCCGCCAGCGCCGGGGTGGAGTACGCCGCCCCGGCTCCCGCGCCGCGCGCTGCTGCTCCCGCGCCCGTCGCGGCTCCCGCGGCCCCGGCTCCCGCCGCTGAGAAGCCGGCCGAGAAGCCCGGCCACCCGGTGACCAGCCCCTTCGTGGGGACGTTCTACCGGACCCCGGCGCCGGACCAGCCGGCCTTCGTGGATGTGGGCTCCCTGGTGAAGAAGGGCCAGGTGCTCTGCATCATCGAAGCGATGAAGCTGATGAACGAGATCGAGTCCGAGGTCTCCGGCCGCGTGGCGGAGATCCTCGTGGAGAACGGCCGCCCGGTGGAGTTCGGGCAGGCGCTGTTCCGCATCGAAGTGGCCTGA
- the accC gene encoding acetyl-CoA carboxylase biotin carboxylase subunit, whose product MFKKVLIANRGEIALRVIRACRELGIATVAVHSTADANALHVRFADEAVCIGPPASKESYLNVPQLLSAAEITRADAIHPGYGFLSENAEFAEVCENCKIRFIGPRPEMLRMMGNKVRARQAAREAGLPLLPGSPGTVNNPREAEAFAREIGFPVILKAAAGGGGKGMKIVREPGALAQAFATAQAEAVASFSNGDLYIERYVEKPRHIEIQIVADEHGNIVHLNERECSVQRRHQKLIEESPSPALTPELRKRMGEVSVNAMRKLAYNNVGTIEYLLDERGEFYFMEMNTRIQVEHPVTELVTGVDLVSEQIRLAYGEPLRIKQEDVQIRGHAIECRVNAEDPITFAPWPGKITGYSVPGGYGVRVDSGAYENYTVLPYYDSLLSKLIVHAEDRATAIRRMQRALGEYVVEGIRTNIPFHRAALAEESFQEGNYDTRFVERLLASETGSRRLKKAVEETP is encoded by the coding sequence GTGTTCAAGAAGGTGCTGATCGCCAACCGCGGGGAGATTGCCCTGCGGGTCATCCGCGCCTGCCGGGAGTTGGGCATCGCCACGGTCGCGGTGCACTCCACGGCGGACGCCAACGCGCTCCATGTCCGCTTCGCAGACGAGGCGGTGTGCATCGGCCCGCCGGCGTCCAAGGAGAGCTACCTCAACGTCCCGCAGTTGCTGTCCGCCGCGGAAATCACCCGCGCGGACGCCATCCACCCGGGCTACGGCTTCCTGTCGGAGAACGCCGAGTTCGCGGAGGTCTGCGAGAACTGCAAGATTCGCTTCATTGGTCCCCGGCCGGAGATGCTCCGGATGATGGGCAACAAGGTGCGCGCCCGTCAGGCCGCGCGCGAGGCCGGGCTCCCGCTCCTGCCCGGCAGCCCCGGCACCGTGAACAACCCGCGCGAGGCGGAGGCCTTCGCCCGCGAGATTGGCTTCCCCGTCATCCTCAAGGCGGCCGCGGGTGGCGGCGGCAAGGGCATGAAGATCGTCCGCGAGCCGGGCGCGCTGGCGCAGGCCTTCGCCACGGCGCAGGCGGAGGCGGTGGCGTCGTTCTCCAACGGCGACCTCTACATCGAGCGCTACGTCGAGAAGCCGCGCCACATCGAAATCCAGATTGTCGCGGACGAGCACGGCAACATCGTGCACCTCAACGAGCGTGAGTGCTCGGTGCAGCGCCGGCACCAGAAGCTCATTGAAGAGAGCCCGTCGCCGGCGCTCACGCCGGAGCTGCGCAAGCGCATGGGCGAGGTGTCCGTCAACGCCATGCGCAAGCTCGCGTACAACAACGTGGGCACCATCGAGTACCTGCTCGACGAGCGCGGCGAGTTCTACTTCATGGAGATGAACACGCGCATCCAGGTGGAGCACCCGGTGACGGAGCTCGTCACGGGCGTGGACCTGGTGAGCGAGCAGATTCGCCTGGCCTACGGAGAACCCCTGCGCATCAAGCAGGAGGACGTCCAGATTCGCGGCCACGCCATCGAGTGCCGGGTGAACGCCGAGGACCCCATCACCTTCGCGCCCTGGCCGGGGAAGATTACCGGCTACAGCGTGCCGGGTGGTTACGGGGTGCGCGTGGACTCGGGGGCCTACGAGAACTACACGGTGCTGCCGTACTACGACAGCCTCCTGTCGAAGCTCATCGTGCACGCGGAGGACCGGGCCACGGCCATCCGCCGCATGCAGCGCGCCCTGGGCGAGTACGTCGTGGAAGGCATCCGCACGAACATCCCCTTCCACCGGGCCGCACTCGCGGAGGAGTCCTTCCAAGAGGGCAACTACGACACCCGGTTCGTGGAGCGGTTGTTGGCGAGCGAGACAGGCTCGCGTCGTTTGAAGAAGGCCGTCGAAGAGACGCCGTAG